Proteins encoded together in one Pseudoalteromonas xiamenensis window:
- the leuA gene encoding 2-isopropylmalate synthase, which yields MQDKVWIFDTTLRDGEQALKASLTETDKLQLAHAISRLNVDVMEVGFPVSSPADFRAVQRIATEVKGPVICGLARAVAKDIEACGEALRPAEQGRIHTFIATSPLHLEHKLRMSLADATEMAVKSIKLARQYTDDVEFSCEDAGRTPHDHLCRIVEAAINAGASTINLPDTVGYVTPDEYAAMIYHLRNNVPNIDKARLSVHCHNDLGLAVANSIAAVQAGARQIECTINGIGERAGNCSLEEIAMIIKMRQDHLKVHTGIRSEEIYRASRQVSKICNMPVQPNKAIVGENAFAHSSGIHQDGVLKAQNTYEIMSPESVGVPSNQLNMTSRSGRHVIEHRLEELGYQKGDYDMDSLYESFLALADQKGTVYDYDLEAMIYFNQINDKDEHYQLQFVNSTSNSQSVASATIGMTIGGVASQEAATGNGPVEASFLAIERVTGMEVEIIEYNLDATGQGASSLGQVDIIAKYDGRQYHGAGLAADIVEASVRALIRVYNLIYRAQQVSDLKQQRKAG from the coding sequence ATGCAGGACAAGGTTTGGATTTTTGACACGACATTACGAGACGGCGAACAGGCGTTAAAAGCGAGTCTAACGGAAACTGACAAGCTGCAACTCGCTCATGCTATCAGCCGCTTGAACGTCGACGTAATGGAAGTGGGTTTTCCGGTCTCGAGTCCTGCAGATTTTCGTGCTGTGCAACGCATTGCGACAGAGGTTAAAGGTCCTGTAATTTGTGGATTGGCACGTGCGGTTGCAAAAGACATTGAAGCCTGTGGTGAAGCGCTTCGTCCTGCTGAGCAAGGTCGTATTCACACGTTTATCGCGACGAGTCCGTTGCACCTTGAGCATAAATTGCGAATGAGCTTGGCCGATGCCACAGAGATGGCGGTGAAATCCATCAAATTGGCACGCCAATACACCGATGATGTTGAGTTTTCGTGTGAAGATGCGGGTAGAACGCCACACGACCATTTATGTCGAATAGTGGAAGCCGCGATTAATGCTGGTGCTTCGACGATTAACTTGCCTGACACGGTTGGATACGTCACGCCGGATGAATACGCTGCAATGATCTATCACTTACGAAATAATGTGCCGAATATCGACAAGGCGCGTTTGAGTGTTCATTGCCACAATGATTTAGGCCTTGCTGTTGCGAATTCTATCGCGGCCGTTCAAGCGGGAGCGAGACAAATCGAGTGCACTATCAATGGCATTGGTGAACGTGCTGGCAATTGTTCATTAGAAGAAATTGCGATGATCATCAAAATGCGCCAAGACCATTTGAAAGTGCATACCGGCATTCGCAGTGAAGAAATTTACCGTGCGTCACGTCAAGTGTCTAAAATCTGCAATATGCCAGTTCAACCGAATAAAGCCATTGTGGGTGAGAATGCGTTTGCCCACAGCTCAGGCATTCACCAAGATGGCGTGTTAAAAGCACAAAATACCTATGAAATCATGTCGCCAGAAAGCGTTGGTGTACCAAGCAATCAATTGAATATGACCTCACGTTCAGGTCGCCATGTGATTGAACATCGCTTGGAAGAGCTTGGGTATCAAAAAGGCGACTATGATATGGACAGCTTGTACGAGAGCTTCCTAGCGCTTGCCGATCAAAAAGGAACCGTATACGACTACGACCTTGAAGCGATGATTTATTTTAATCAAATCAACGATAAGGATGAACATTACCAACTGCAGTTTGTGAACTCAACGTCGAATTCACAGTCTGTGGCAAGTGCAACTATCGGCATGACCATCGGTGGCGTAGCCAGCCAAGAAGCTGCGACGGGTAATGGGCCTGTTGAAGCGTCGTTCCTAGCCATTGAGCGTGTTACAGGTATGGAAGTCGAGATCATTGAATATAACTTAGATGCGACAGGACAAGGGGCAAGCTCTTTAGGTCAAGTCGACATCATCGCCAAGTACGATGGACGTCAATATCATGGTGCTGGCCTTGCGGCTGATATCGTGGAAGCGTCGGTAAGAGCCTTAATTCGCGTGTACAACTTAATTTACCGTGCACAACAAGTATCTGATTTAAAGCAACAAAGGAAAGCAGGATGA
- a CDS encoding tellurite resistance TerB family protein, which produces MLAKIKNWLCISDQSSGIPKHEFNLALGALLVEVMQADQNLHPEEQALAIRLLQNRLSLTSQEAEELVQDAKGKVDEAIDLYAFSKAINNQTSSEERIDILTLLWQMALADGEIDRHEEHLIRRIAGLLYVTHEDFIVAKLRANKG; this is translated from the coding sequence ATGCTCGCGAAAATTAAAAATTGGTTATGTATCAGTGATCAAAGTTCAGGTATTCCGAAACATGAATTCAATCTTGCGCTGGGCGCGTTGCTGGTGGAAGTGATGCAAGCCGATCAGAATTTGCATCCGGAAGAGCAAGCCTTAGCGATTCGTTTGTTGCAAAATCGATTATCCCTAACGTCGCAAGAAGCTGAAGAACTGGTGCAAGATGCAAAGGGCAAAGTAGATGAAGCCATCGATCTTTATGCCTTTTCTAAAGCGATAAACAATCAAACCAGCAGTGAAGAGCGCATCGATATCTTAACCTTGTTGTGGCAAATGGCATTAGCGGATGGAGAAATAGATCGTCATGAAGAACATCTTATCCGTCGTATAGCGGGTTTACTTTACGTGACGCATGAAGATTTTATTGTTGCAAAATTACGCGCCAATAAAGGGTGA
- the fabR gene encoding HTH-type transcriptional repressor FabR, producing the protein MSGIRAQQKQKTREALIEAAFNQLSAEHSFSNLSLREVAREAGIAPTSFYRHFKDMNELGLTMVDEAGLTLRQLMRQARRRIANGGSVIQTSVNTFMEFIDTSSNQFRLLLRERSGTSKAFRAAVAREIQHFILELAHYLESETHCESLHAYIQAEAMVTLVFSSGAEALDQDQAQRKELTERLIWQLRYIARGAGHYGSL; encoded by the coding sequence ATGTCTGGCATTCGTGCTCAACAAAAACAAAAAACGCGTGAAGCACTAATTGAAGCTGCGTTTAACCAGTTAAGTGCGGAGCACAGTTTTTCCAATTTGAGTTTGCGTGAAGTGGCCAGAGAAGCGGGTATTGCACCAACGTCGTTTTATCGACATTTTAAAGACATGAACGAGTTGGGTTTAACGATGGTGGATGAGGCTGGCTTAACGCTTCGTCAGTTAATGCGTCAAGCGCGCCGTCGAATTGCCAATGGTGGAAGTGTTATTCAAACGTCAGTAAATACGTTTATGGAATTTATCGATACCTCAAGTAACCAATTTCGGCTGCTTTTGCGCGAACGTTCAGGTACCTCGAAAGCATTTCGCGCGGCGGTGGCAAGAGAGATCCAACATTTTATCTTAGAATTAGCTCACTACTTAGAAAGCGAAACGCACTGCGAATCGCTCCACGCTTATATTCAAGCGGAGGCGATGGTCACTCTGGTCTTTAGTTCTGGCGCTGAAGCACTTGATCAAGACCAAGCGCAACGAAAAGAGCTTACTGAACGATTGATTTGGCAACTACGTTACATCGCGCGTGGTGCGGGTCACTACGGGTCATTGTAA
- the leuB gene encoding 3-isopropylmalate dehydrogenase, which yields MSQPSYQVAVLPGDGIGPEVMAAAEQVLDAVSQKFNFHLTMQHQLVGGAAIDAHGEALPDVTLKACEAADAILFGSVGGPKWEHLPPHQQPERASLLPLRKHFGLFCNLRPAQLLPALSAASPLRADISAKGFDILCVRELTGGIYFGEKGRSGEGAEEVAFDTQRYSRAEIERIARFAFEAARLRSNHVTSVDKANVLASSVLWREVVVEVSKDYPDVTLSHIYIDNAAMQLVKQPSQFDVLLCDNLFGDILSDECAMITGSMGLLPSASVNQSGFGLYEPAGGSAPDIAGKGIANPIAQILSAALMLRYSLGQDEAARCIEKAVAEAVAAGVGTPDIYPNAGYTTLDVAQAIVQRIA from the coding sequence ATGAGCCAACCAAGTTATCAAGTAGCCGTTTTACCAGGTGATGGGATCGGTCCAGAAGTTATGGCGGCAGCGGAGCAAGTGCTCGATGCGGTAAGTCAAAAATTTAATTTCCATTTGACGATGCAACACCAATTGGTTGGCGGTGCGGCCATTGACGCGCATGGTGAAGCGCTGCCTGACGTCACGCTGAAAGCGTGTGAAGCAGCAGATGCCATATTATTTGGCTCGGTTGGCGGTCCAAAGTGGGAGCATCTTCCACCTCATCAGCAACCTGAACGTGCATCGTTATTACCTCTACGTAAGCACTTTGGTCTTTTTTGTAATTTGCGTCCGGCTCAATTGTTACCCGCATTAAGTGCCGCATCACCATTGCGTGCGGATATTAGTGCGAAAGGGTTCGATATTCTGTGCGTGCGTGAACTCACCGGTGGTATCTACTTTGGTGAGAAGGGGCGCTCAGGCGAAGGGGCTGAAGAAGTTGCTTTTGACACGCAACGTTATTCTCGAGCAGAAATAGAGCGTATTGCACGTTTTGCCTTTGAGGCGGCGCGTCTACGCAGCAATCACGTCACTTCAGTGGATAAAGCCAACGTCTTAGCATCCAGCGTGCTTTGGCGAGAAGTCGTCGTTGAAGTCAGTAAAGACTACCCTGATGTCACGCTTTCGCATATTTACATTGATAACGCAGCTATGCAGTTGGTGAAACAACCTAGCCAGTTTGATGTGCTGCTGTGCGATAACTTATTTGGTGACATATTATCGGATGAATGCGCCATGATCACCGGCTCTATGGGCTTATTACCATCCGCGAGCGTCAATCAATCTGGCTTTGGCTTGTATGAACCTGCTGGCGGCTCTGCGCCAGATATCGCGGGTAAGGGAATTGCAAATCCGATTGCGCAAATTCTCAGTGCAGCGCTGATGCTGCGTTACTCGCTTGGTCAAGATGAAGCGGCTCGTTGTATTGAAAAAGCAGTAGCTGAAGCCGTGGCCGCGGGTGTCGGCACACCGGATATTTATCCAAATGCAGGTTATACGACGTTAGACGTTGCGCAAGCAATCGTGCAGCGAATCGCGTAA
- a CDS encoding acyl-CoA desaturase, giving the protein MKNPPLIWKNILFFSLSFLAAVTLVPWYGFEYGYTAANWIAFVVCMFYAGLSITAGYHRLWAHKAYDAHPVVQVVFALGGAFALQNSALHWSSDHRVHHGHVDDVEKDPYAATKGFWFSHIGWMLRDYQGESYGDYSNARDLQKNNVVMWQHRHYMKLVLLTNIGIPVLLGLLFGDFVGMLLLCGVLRLVLSQHFTFFINSLAHIWGSRPYTEKNTARDNGFLALFTYGEGYHNFHHIFASDYRNGIRWYHYDPTKWIIRAMAMLGLASKLKRTPVERIEKAKAETLLNRTQGRLAKLPLAQDKLTLLHQEYELLLKKLQTFCALQKQILEVKKNAMLAQCDKHALLKQYQELEQAWQTQKQAWLALNARLLKAA; this is encoded by the coding sequence ATGAAAAATCCCCCTTTAATTTGGAAGAATATTCTCTTTTTTAGTTTGTCGTTTTTAGCGGCAGTAACCCTTGTGCCGTGGTATGGATTCGAATACGGATACACCGCTGCGAACTGGATTGCCTTTGTTGTCTGTATGTTTTATGCCGGTCTGTCTATCACTGCAGGTTACCACCGCTTATGGGCACATAAAGCGTACGATGCCCACCCCGTCGTACAGGTTGTTTTTGCGCTTGGTGGTGCATTTGCACTGCAAAACAGTGCGTTGCATTGGAGTTCTGATCATCGCGTACACCATGGTCATGTTGATGACGTAGAAAAAGATCCTTATGCCGCCACCAAAGGATTCTGGTTTAGCCATATCGGTTGGATGTTGCGTGACTATCAAGGGGAAAGTTATGGCGATTACAGCAACGCGAGAGACTTACAGAAAAACAACGTCGTCATGTGGCAACACCGTCATTATATGAAATTAGTCTTATTGACGAACATTGGTATTCCCGTCTTACTAGGGCTGTTGTTCGGCGATTTTGTAGGCATGCTGTTGTTGTGTGGTGTACTTCGGTTGGTATTAAGTCAACATTTTACTTTCTTTATCAACTCGCTCGCTCACATTTGGGGTTCGCGTCCTTACACGGAAAAGAATACCGCGCGCGACAATGGCTTCTTAGCGCTATTTACCTATGGCGAGGGATACCACAATTTCCACCACATTTTCGCCAGTGATTATCGTAACGGCATTAGATGGTATCACTATGATCCGACAAAATGGATTATTCGTGCCATGGCAATGTTAGGTCTTGCAAGCAAACTTAAACGCACACCGGTTGAACGCATTGAGAAAGCCAAAGCCGAAACCTTGCTTAATCGCACTCAAGGTCGTCTTGCAAAATTGCCTTTAGCGCAAGATAAGCTTACATTGTTACACCAAGAGTATGAATTACTTCTGAAAAAATTGCAGACCTTCTGTGCTTTGCAAAAACAAATTTTAGAAGTGAAGAAAAATGCCATGTTAGCGCAATGCGATAAACATGCTTTACTAAAACAATATCAAGAGCTCGAACAGGCTTGGCAGACACAAAAGCAAGCTTGGCTCGCGCTTAACGCGAGGCTTCTGAAGGCCGCTTAA
- the leuD gene encoding 3-isopropylmalate dehydratase small subunit — translation MSIYHHGLVAPLDKNNVDTDQIIPKQFLTSTSRDGFDAALFYDWRYLDNGQPDPAFVLNFPQYQGASVLLTRDNFGCGSSREHAPWALKQYGFNVILAESFADIFFNNCGNNQMLCVALPAATLDALFAVCEANERVHIEIDLENQLIHSSDFEAIHFDVRPDIKARLLSGLDFIGETEQLNAAIDAYEANLAKERPWQEAWHHA, via the coding sequence ATGAGCATCTATCACCACGGGTTAGTTGCACCGCTTGATAAAAACAATGTGGATACGGACCAAATTATTCCCAAGCAATTTTTGACTTCGACGAGTCGTGATGGTTTTGATGCCGCATTGTTTTACGATTGGCGTTACCTTGATAATGGTCAACCTGATCCGGCGTTTGTGTTGAACTTCCCTCAATATCAAGGGGCGAGTGTTTTGTTAACGCGCGATAATTTTGGCTGTGGTTCTTCTCGTGAACACGCGCCTTGGGCGCTAAAACAATACGGCTTTAACGTGATTTTGGCTGAAAGCTTTGCGGATATTTTCTTCAACAACTGTGGTAACAATCAAATGTTGTGCGTTGCGTTACCCGCCGCGACGTTAGATGCACTGTTTGCGGTGTGTGAAGCGAACGAACGAGTGCACATTGAAATTGATCTGGAAAATCAATTGATCCACTCGTCGGACTTTGAGGCAATTCATTTTGATGTCCGGCCGGATATTAAAGCGCGTCTACTCAGTGGTCTAGATTTTATCGGCGAGACTGAACAACTAAATGCCGCCATTGATGCCTACGAAGCCAACCTTGCAAAAGAGCGACCTTGGCAAGAAGCATGGCATCACGCTTAA
- the leuC gene encoding 3-isopropylmalate dehydratase large subunit, with translation MAQTLYDKIWQAHVVEKINAQTDLLYIDRHLVHEVTSPQAFAGLREQGRKVRCPEKTFATMDHNVSTKSRSLDAASEVSRNQLLALAKNCEEFGVTLYDLDSINQGIVHVMGPELGVTLPGTIIVCGDSHTSTHGAFGALAHGIGTSEVEHVLATQTLQQKKAKSLKIEVNGTLRPTVTAKDLILAVIGKLGTAGGTGYVAEFCGTAIEALSMEARMTLCNMSIEMGAKAGLIAPDEVTFAYLEGRQFAPKGEDFSKAVAYWQTLCTDEGAAFDHTVTLHADEIQPQVTWGTSPEQVIGIDELVPNPDVEPDLIKAEAMRSALKYMGLEAGQKLSDAKVDTVFIGSCTNSRIEDLRAAAEIVKGKKVAEGVEALVVPGSGLVKQQAEQEGLADIFVAAGFEWREPGCSMCLAMNDDRLGSGKRCASTSNRNFEGRQGRGGRTHLVSPAMAAAAAIAGHFTDIRGEAV, from the coding sequence GTGGCACAAACACTTTACGATAAAATTTGGCAAGCGCATGTGGTTGAGAAAATAAATGCGCAAACGGATTTACTTTATATTGACCGTCATTTAGTCCATGAGGTGACTTCACCGCAAGCTTTTGCGGGATTGCGTGAGCAAGGTCGCAAAGTTCGTTGTCCAGAAAAAACTTTCGCGACGATGGACCATAACGTTTCAACGAAAAGCCGTTCATTGGATGCGGCAAGTGAAGTATCTCGTAATCAGTTGTTGGCACTGGCTAAAAACTGTGAAGAGTTCGGGGTCACGTTGTACGACCTTGATTCAATCAATCAAGGCATTGTTCACGTCATGGGGCCTGAGCTTGGTGTCACATTACCTGGAACGATCATTGTCTGTGGTGACAGCCACACATCAACGCATGGTGCGTTTGGTGCGTTGGCGCACGGTATTGGTACTTCTGAAGTTGAACACGTCTTAGCCACCCAAACATTGCAACAGAAGAAAGCCAAATCATTAAAAATTGAAGTAAACGGCACGCTTCGCCCGACAGTGACGGCGAAGGACTTAATTCTTGCCGTCATTGGTAAGCTGGGCACAGCTGGTGGCACGGGGTATGTTGCTGAGTTCTGTGGCACTGCAATTGAAGCGCTGTCAATGGAAGCGCGAATGACGCTTTGTAATATGAGCATTGAAATGGGCGCCAAAGCCGGTTTGATTGCGCCGGATGAAGTCACCTTTGCTTATTTGGAAGGCCGTCAATTTGCACCGAAAGGAGAGGACTTCAGCAAAGCCGTTGCGTATTGGCAAACGTTGTGTACCGATGAAGGCGCGGCGTTTGACCACACAGTGACCTTACATGCCGATGAAATTCAACCGCAAGTCACGTGGGGCACCAGTCCAGAGCAAGTGATAGGCATTGACGAGTTAGTGCCAAACCCAGATGTTGAACCTGATTTAATCAAAGCTGAAGCGATGCGCTCGGCGTTGAAATACATGGGGCTAGAAGCGGGTCAGAAACTCAGTGATGCAAAAGTCGACACTGTGTTTATCGGTTCATGTACAAACAGTCGTATCGAAGACTTACGGGCAGCGGCGGAAATCGTGAAAGGTAAAAAAGTTGCTGAAGGGGTGGAAGCCTTGGTGGTGCCTGGGTCTGGTTTAGTGAAGCAGCAAGCGGAACAAGAAGGGTTAGCAGACATTTTCGTGGCCGCAGGTTTCGAATGGCGTGAGCCTGGGTGTTCAATGTGTCTGGCGATGAATGATGACCGTTTGGGCTCAGGTAAGCGCTGCGCATCTACATCTAACCGCAATTTTGAAGGTCGCCAAGGGCGAGGCGGACGAACGCATCTAGTGAGTCCGGCAATGGCCGCGGCAGCCGCGATTGCGGGTCACTTTACGGATATTCGAGGAGAAGCAGTATGA